In Gopherus evgoodei ecotype Sinaloan lineage unplaced genomic scaffold, rGopEvg1_v1.p scaffold_37_arrow_ctg1, whole genome shotgun sequence, the following proteins share a genomic window:
- the LOC115642042 gene encoding zinc finger protein 883-like: protein MSYSGYGNWNSGTNRADGIMSEKEVESPLQGGPEEGAKPKGNITQEVGLDSPGGSELLGGNDREQQLLGRSPLWGRGLQSKEKRYNCTDCNKSFSQSSHLIRHQGTHTGERPYKCSDCGKSFTQNSNLAQHQRVHTGERPYQCLDCDKSFTQSSHLTEHQRVHQGVKPYKCTNCNKSFSQSSHLLRHQGTHTGERPYKCPDCGKSFSQNSNLVQHQRIHTGERPYKCGECGKSFSWSSNLIEHQRVHTGERPDKCLDCGKTFTRSSALIQHRRIHKGLRPYKCTQCGKSFNKSSHLIRHQGTHAAGELPCTCTSCGKSFTRSIQQRPRPHHCAECETRFSRIAGSQLRADVAVKPYKCGECGRSFGRSSYLVQHQRIHTGDRPYKCGDCGKGFGVSAHLTRHQLSHAGDRPYRCPQCGKTFGESTKLLSHAGERPYQCPDCEKSFCKSSHLVSHQRTHTGERPYRCTICGKSFCQSSHLIRHQGTHTGERPYKCSNCEKSFTQSSNLAQHQRIHTGERPYQCTDCGKSFSWSSNLIEHQRTHLAQKP, encoded by the coding sequence CAGATGGGATCATGAGTGAGAAGGAAGTGGAGAGCCCTCTGCAGGGAGGTCCTGAGGAAGGGGCTAAACCCAAAGGGAACATCACCCAGGAAGTCGGCTTAGATAGTCCTGGCGGGTCGGAGTTGCTGGGGGGAAACGACAGAGAGCAGCAGCTACTGGGCAGATCCCCCCTCTGGGGGAGAGGGCTCCAATCCAAAGAGAAACGCTACAACTGCACTGACTGTAACAAGAGCTTCAGCCAGAGCTCCCACCTCATCCggcaccagggcacccacacGGGCGAGCGCCCCTACAAGTGCTCTGACTGTGGGAAGAGTTTCACCCAGAACTCCAACCTTGCCCAGCACCAGCGGGTACACACAGGCGAGCGCCCCTACCAGTGCCTCGACTGCGACAAAAGCTTCACCCAGAGCTCCCACCTGACAGAGCACCAGCGCGTGCACCAGGGTGTCAAGCCCTACAAGTGCACCAACTGCAACAAGAGCTTTAGCCAGAGCTCCCACCTCCTGCGGCATCAGGGCACCCACACGGGTGAGCGCCCCTACAAGTGCCCTGActgcgggaagagcttcagccAAAACTCCAACCTGGTGCagcaccagcgcatccacacgGGTGAGCGTCCCTACAAGTGCGGagagtgtgggaagagcttcagctGGAGCTCCAACCTCATTGAGCACCAGCGCGTGCACACGGGCGAGCGGCCAGACAAGTGCCTCGACTGTGGGAAGACCTTCACCCGCAGCTCTGCGCTCATCCAACACCGACGCATCCACAAGGGGCTGAGGCCCTACAAGTGCACgcagtgtgggaagagcttcaacaAGAGCTCCCACCTCATCCGGCACCAGGGCACCCATGCCGCTGGAGAGCTGCCCTGCACATGCACCAGTTGTGGGAAGAGCTTTACCCGGAGCATCCAGCAGAGGCCACGGCCACACCACTGTGCTGAGTGTGAGACACGCTTCTCTCGCATTGCTGGCAGCCAGCTACGAGCTGATGTGGCAGTGAAGCCCTACAAGTGCGGGGAGTGTGGTAGGAGCTTCGGGCGTAGCTCGTACCTGGTGCagcaccagcgcatccacacgGGCGACAGACCCTACAAGTgtggggactgcgggaagggcTTTGGGGTCAGTGCCCACCTCACCCGGCACCAGCTCAGCCATGCAGGTGACCGGCCGTACCGATGTCCCCAATGTGGAAAGACCTTTGGGGAGAGCACAAAGCTGCTGAGCCATGCAGGTGAGCGTCCCTACCAATGCCCTGACTGCGAGAAAAGCTTCTGCAAAAGTTCCCACCTGGTCAGCCACCAGCGTACCCACACTGGAGAGCGGCCCTACCGCTGCACCATCTGTGGCAAGAGCTTCTGCCAGAGCTCCCACCTCATCCGGCACCAGGGCACTCACACGGGGGAGCGCCCCTACAAGTGCTCCAACTGCGAGAAAAGCTTCACCCAGAGCTCCAACCTTGCCCAACACCAGCgcatccacacaggggagcgCCCCTACCAGTGCACTGATTGCGGGAAGAGCTTCAGTTGGAGCTCCAACCTCATAGAGCACCAGAGAACCCACCTAGCACAGAAACCCTGA